Proteins from a genomic interval of Maniola jurtina chromosome 8, ilManJurt1.1, whole genome shotgun sequence:
- the LOC123867621 gene encoding ras-related and estrogen-regulated growth inhibitor-like protein, with translation MKMTVNRIRVVVLGSARTGKSAIVVRYLTKRYIGEYSSTGDFLYQHRVSFDGVASEVEVLDTCGCAKRGCLAEHLRWGDAFAIVYSVCDRRSFLAAAELLALLERTRLPGCAAVTLLGNKRDLEHARVVKTEEGQEMSLRFGCQFYEVSAAESCAGAALAFHALLREARALAMLMPTPRRKLAAYSVSKVIGTILGLSNKSVRKKRPSLSI, from the exons ATGAAGATGACAGTTAATCGAATAAGAGTCGTGGTCCTGGGCAGTGCACGAACCGGCAAATCAG ccATTGTAGTTCGTTATCTTACCAAAAGATACATCGGAGAATACAGCTCCACGGGAG ATTTTTTATATCAACACCGCGTGTCATTTGACGGTGTTGCGTCCGAAGTTGAAGTTTTGGATACTTGTGGATGTGCG AAAAGAGGTTGTTTGGCGGAACATCTGCGGTGGGGTGACGCCTTTGCGATAGTGTACTCAGTGTGTGACCGAAGATCGTTTTTGGCGGCAGCTGAGCTTCTAGCACTTCTGGAAAGAACTAGGCTGCCTGGATGCGCCGCTGTTACTTTGCTGGGAAACAAAAGGGACTTGGAACACGCCAG GGTTGTAAAGACTGAAGAAGGTCAAGAGATGTCTCTGAGGTTCGGCTGTCAGTTCTACGAGGTGTCTGCAGCGGAATCCTGCGCAGGCGCTGCTCTCGCTTTCCACGCGCTACTGCGTGAAGCCCGCGCCCTTGCCATGTTAATGCCGACGCCACGTCGCAAGCTTGCCGCCTACTCTGTATCGAAG GTAATCGGTACCATTCTGGGTCTCAGCAATAAGAGTGTGCGGAAGAAACGGCCATCCCTCAGCATATGA